The Apibacter raozihei genome contains a region encoding:
- a CDS encoding reverse transcriptase domain-containing protein, producing the protein MVWKLLKSLFSTSFHKEDVPDVHADTQVQNNKINSKSLRPSVEYLLTKDLGHLCELLEIDNKTQLAPILLHPEEYYRTFRIPKRNGKSRLISAPFTPLYRIQKKIYEKILIHARVHSAAKGFCINTSIVHNAKEHLHAKDLLKVDIRNFFPSIHQSRVVAIFRNLGYEYTLAYQLAYLCCLNGKLPQGSPTSPALSNLALLRLDSKLSEIAGNRQLIYTRYADDLSFSGNILSKNELLAEISKTVQEEKFILNKKKTRFITGAKRKIITGISISSGKLTIPKSKKREIRKVIYYIKTRGIAKHLLHINSKDAEDWYLEKILGYLSFWRAVEPENAYVLQSVKYIQSLRKQLLYKK; encoded by the coding sequence ATGGTATGGAAACTACTAAAGTCTTTATTCAGTACCTCTTTTCATAAAGAGGATGTTCCGGACGTGCATGCAGATACCCAAGTACAAAATAATAAAATTAATAGTAAAAGTCTTAGACCTTCGGTAGAGTATTTACTAACAAAAGATTTGGGACATTTGTGTGAACTATTGGAAATTGATAACAAAACTCAATTAGCTCCGATACTATTACATCCTGAAGAGTATTACCGAACTTTCAGAATACCGAAAAGAAATGGAAAGTCCAGGTTAATTTCCGCTCCTTTTACTCCGTTGTACCGTATACAAAAAAAAATTTATGAAAAAATACTGATCCATGCGCGTGTGCATTCTGCAGCCAAAGGCTTTTGCATAAATACTTCTATCGTACACAATGCGAAAGAGCATCTACATGCCAAAGATTTATTAAAAGTTGATATACGAAATTTTTTCCCCTCTATACATCAGAGCCGAGTAGTAGCTATCTTCAGAAATTTAGGATACGAATACACTTTAGCTTATCAGTTAGCCTATCTATGCTGTTTAAACGGAAAATTGCCGCAAGGCAGTCCGACCAGTCCCGCATTGAGCAATCTGGCTTTATTGCGACTGGATTCTAAATTAAGTGAAATAGCCGGAAACAGGCAACTTATATATACCCGTTATGCAGACGATCTTTCATTTTCAGGAAACATTTTATCAAAAAATGAATTGCTGGCTGAAATTTCAAAAACAGTTCAGGAAGAAAAATTCATTCTTAACAAAAAGAAAACCCGGTTTATAACCGGTGCTAAACGTAAAATTATTACCGGAATTTCCATTAGCTCCGGAAAATTAACGATACCCAAGAGTAAAAAGAGAGAGATTAGAAAAGTTATATATTACATAAAAACACGCGGTATAGCAAAACATTTGTTGCATATAAATTCCAAAGATGCAGAAGACTGGTATTTAGAAAAAATACTAGGATATCTGTCATTTTGGAGGGCAGTGGAACCAGAAAACGCATATGTTCTTCAATCAGTAAAATATATTCAGTCATTACGAAAACAGTTATTATATAAAAAGTAA
- a CDS encoding 3-hydroxyacyl-CoA dehydrogenase family protein: MQKVVVLGGGTMGNGIAHTFAQYGFKVSLVDISHKMLEEAQKKIESNLDRMIYKGNLTPEDKLKTLNHITFHESMEYVVPDAEFIIEAATENMEVKLNIFRQLDQLAGPGVILASNTSSISISKIASVTRRPSDVVGMHFMNPVPLMKLVEIIKGYNTGLSAIETVKQLCSKLEKIPVEVSDYPGFVANRILMPMINEAIYSLYEGVAGIKEIDTVMKLGMAHPMGPLQLADFIGLDVCLSILTIMYEGFRNPKYAPCPLLINMVTSGNLGCKSGEGFYDYTETKKAEQISKRFIR, translated from the coding sequence ATACAAAAGGTAGTTGTTTTAGGTGGTGGAACTATGGGGAATGGTATTGCTCATACTTTTGCCCAGTACGGATTCAAAGTTTCTTTAGTGGATATTTCTCATAAAATGCTTGAAGAAGCCCAAAAAAAAATAGAGAGTAATCTGGATCGGATGATTTACAAAGGAAATCTTACTCCTGAAGATAAGTTAAAAACACTTAATCATATAACCTTTCATGAATCAATGGAATATGTAGTTCCAGATGCAGAATTTATTATTGAAGCTGCTACGGAAAATATGGAGGTAAAACTTAATATTTTCAGACAACTTGATCAGCTAGCCGGACCCGGAGTTATATTAGCTTCCAATACGTCTTCAATATCCATATCAAAAATAGCCTCAGTAACCCGCCGTCCGTCCGATGTAGTGGGCATGCATTTTATGAATCCGGTTCCTCTTATGAAGCTGGTCGAAATCATTAAAGGTTATAATACCGGCTTATCAGCAATAGAAACTGTAAAACAGCTATGCAGTAAGTTAGAAAAAATTCCGGTAGAAGTAAGTGATTACCCCGGATTTGTTGCTAACCGTATTTTAATGCCCATGATCAATGAAGCCATTTACTCTTTATATGAAGGTGTTGCCGGTATTAAAGAAATTGATACGGTAATGAAACTGGGAATGGCGCATCCTATGGGACCCTTGCAACTGGCTGATTTTATAGGTCTTGATGTTTGCTTGTCCATACTTACCATCATGTATGAAGGATTCAGAAATCCAAAGTACGCACCTTGTCCCTTGCTTATCAATATGGTTACTTCCGGAAACCTGGGATGTAAAAGCGGAGAAGGTTTTTATGATTATACTGAAACAAAGAAGGCAGAGCAAATCTCTAAAAGGTTTATCAGGTAG
- a CDS encoding DHA2 family efflux MFS transporter permease subunit, translated as MSEVKISKWLPWIGAMAIFMQSLDGTILNTALPSIAHNLNKSPLEMQSIIIAYTLTLALLIPLSGWLSDKFGSRNIFILAVAIFTIGSLACALSTSLSMLIAMRIVQAIGGSMMVPVSRLVLIYVYPKNQLLKIINFVTMPGLVGPVIGPTLGGWLVEVASWHWIFLINLPIGILGIVLAWKIVPNYKRLKGPFDFKGLFLFSIGLVLLSLSLEFAGDGLAGGISIFLLFILGIILLRIYVYYSKRTSDPLVNLNLLKIRTLRIGLIGNLVTRLGIGGVPFMLPLMLQVGFGKSPTVSGMMLIFSAITTIIAKSWVVPLVKYFGYRKLLMYNTVFLGLAISCFALPNRETSLLWLIPILVVYGAFNSVQMASMNSIALADLTPEGASGGNTMLSVMQQLSISFGISLSAMILRTYTAIPVFDSVSGAFKASFLTLGIITLLSAFTFKFLKPQDGSEMSGNRLK; from the coding sequence ATGTCTGAGGTAAAAATTTCAAAATGGCTTCCCTGGATTGGAGCTATGGCTATCTTTATGCAATCGCTGGATGGTACTATTCTTAATACGGCACTTCCATCCATTGCACATAATTTAAACAAGTCTCCGTTGGAGATGCAATCCATTATTATAGCCTATACCTTAACTCTGGCTTTATTGATACCTCTAAGTGGCTGGCTTTCCGATAAGTTTGGTTCACGCAATATATTTATACTGGCAGTAGCTATATTTACGATAGGTTCTTTAGCCTGTGCATTATCCACTTCACTCTCAATGCTTATAGCCATGAGAATTGTTCAAGCGATAGGGGGCTCTATGATGGTTCCCGTATCAAGATTGGTACTTATTTATGTGTATCCCAAAAACCAATTATTGAAAATAATAAATTTTGTAACTATGCCGGGACTGGTAGGACCTGTTATTGGCCCTACTTTGGGAGGATGGCTGGTAGAAGTAGCTTCCTGGCATTGGATATTTTTAATCAACTTACCGATTGGAATTTTGGGTATAGTGCTGGCATGGAAAATTGTTCCTAATTACAAAAGACTTAAAGGACCCTTTGATTTTAAAGGCCTTTTTCTTTTCAGTATAGGTCTGGTATTGCTTTCACTGAGCCTTGAATTTGCCGGTGACGGACTGGCAGGTGGAATAAGCATCTTTTTATTGTTTATATTAGGCATTATTCTTCTCAGAATTTATGTATATTATTCAAAAAGAACCTCAGATCCGCTGGTCAATTTAAATCTGCTTAAAATACGAACCTTAAGAATAGGTTTAATAGGGAATCTGGTTACCCGACTGGGAATAGGAGGGGTACCATTTATGCTCCCGCTAATGCTGCAGGTAGGTTTTGGAAAAAGTCCAACGGTTTCCGGGATGATGTTGATTTTTTCAGCCATAACTACTATTATAGCAAAATCCTGGGTGGTTCCTCTGGTTAAATATTTTGGTTATAGAAAGTTATTAATGTATAATACTGTGTTTTTAGGATTAGCTATCTCTTGTTTTGCCCTTCCCAATCGGGAAACCTCATTGCTTTGGCTTATTCCTATTTTAGTAGTTTACGGAGCTTTTAATTCAGTACAAATGGCCTCCATGAATAGCATAGCTCTTGCCGATTTAACTCCGGAAGGTGCCAGCGGAGGAAATACTATGCTGTCTGTCATGCAGCAATTATCCATTAGTTTTGGTATTTCTTTAAGTGCCATGATCTTAAGAACCTATACAGCTATACCCGTGTTCGATTCTGTATCCGGAGCTTTTAAGGCCTCATTTTTGACTCTTGGAATAATTACCCTGCTGTCTGCTTTTACATTTAAATTTTTAAAGCCTCAGGATGGATCCGAAATGTCAGGAAACAGACTGAAGTAA
- a CDS encoding heavy metal translocating P-type ATPase: MNNTHIHTKNTVYIPLENVDSEHCALVVEKGLEKLPEITEHQVELNNRRAKITSDNLAEAIPKAVKEIRDLGYEVSTVKKNFPVMKLSCASCANSSQNILKQLPGIISASVNYANETASVEYIPGLISPEQLKQSLQGAGYDLLIDESEEAQDTLEDIHKNNFKKLKAKTLGAVVFSIPLVVLGMTPGLMHAWWANYAMWLLATPVVFFYGRQFFIGAYKQTKHRSANMDTLVAVSTGIAYIFSVFNTLFPSFWTSRGLESHVYFEASAVVITFVLLGKILEEKAKGNTSSALKKLMGLQPKTVTVVHEGGHQMEMPVATVKPGMILLVKPGEKIAVDGILTSGSSFVDESMISGEPIAVEKTRDSQVFAGTINQKGSFQFRAEKTGGDTLLSQIIKTIQEAQGSKAPVQKLVDKIAGIFVPVVFSVALLSLLLWILWGGSHGFIYGLQCFVTVLVIACPCALGLATPTAVMVGVGKGAEKGILIKDAESLETTKNVTSMILDKTGTITEGKPTVNDCFWLADDDTQMKSILYSIEKSSEHPLADAVVNYLSAEAVTFINDLKIENVSGKGISGSYQNKNYWVGNPSLINEQKIPIPESVVTWIDEKEKQANTVIIFASQEKVLGCLALSDQIKKTSTQAIRLLQQQNIEVYMLTGDNASTAKAIAAQTGIKNYESAVSPQGKIDFVKKLQTQGKVVAMVGDGINDSAALAQANVSIAMGKGSDIAMDTAKMTIISGDLIKVSEAIKLSKQTVTTIKQNLFWAFIYNVIGIPIAAGILYPVNGFLLSPMIAGAAMALSSVSVVTNSLLLKLKK; the protein is encoded by the coding sequence ATGAATAACACACATATACATACTAAGAATACCGTTTATATTCCTTTGGAAAATGTAGACAGCGAACATTGTGCCTTAGTGGTAGAAAAAGGATTGGAAAAACTTCCGGAAATTACGGAGCATCAGGTAGAACTGAATAACCGTCGGGCTAAAATAACGTCTGATAATCTGGCGGAGGCTATCCCCAAAGCTGTAAAAGAAATACGCGACCTGGGATACGAAGTGTCCACCGTGAAAAAAAATTTCCCGGTAATGAAGCTGAGCTGCGCATCCTGTGCCAACAGTTCGCAGAATATTCTTAAACAACTGCCCGGAATTATATCAGCTTCGGTAAACTACGCCAATGAAACCGCTTCTGTCGAATATATTCCCGGCCTTATAAGTCCCGAACAGTTAAAACAATCATTACAGGGAGCTGGCTATGATCTGCTCATTGATGAAAGTGAAGAAGCCCAGGATACCCTGGAAGATATACACAAAAATAATTTTAAAAAGTTAAAAGCCAAAACCCTGGGAGCCGTTGTGTTTTCCATTCCTTTAGTAGTATTGGGAATGACTCCCGGACTGATGCATGCCTGGTGGGCAAACTACGCCATGTGGCTGTTAGCAACTCCGGTCGTGTTTTTTTACGGAAGGCAGTTTTTTATAGGAGCCTACAAGCAGACCAAACACCGTTCTGCCAACATGGACACTCTGGTAGCCGTAAGTACAGGTATTGCGTATATATTCAGCGTTTTTAATACCTTATTTCCTTCATTCTGGACCAGCCGGGGATTAGAATCTCATGTGTATTTTGAAGCCTCAGCTGTCGTGATCACTTTTGTTCTATTAGGTAAAATTCTGGAAGAAAAAGCCAAAGGCAACACTTCTTCCGCCTTAAAAAAGCTGATGGGTTTACAACCAAAAACCGTTACGGTTGTTCATGAAGGCGGGCATCAGATGGAAATGCCGGTAGCTACGGTAAAACCGGGAATGATCTTATTGGTGAAACCCGGCGAAAAAATAGCCGTTGACGGAATCCTTACTTCCGGCTCTTCCTTTGTAGACGAAAGCATGATTAGCGGAGAACCAATAGCTGTAGAAAAGACCAGAGACTCACAGGTATTTGCAGGCACAATAAATCAAAAGGGAAGTTTTCAGTTTCGGGCTGAGAAAACAGGAGGTGATACTCTTTTATCTCAAATTATTAAAACCATACAGGAAGCACAGGGTAGTAAAGCTCCGGTTCAGAAATTAGTTGACAAAATAGCCGGTATATTCGTTCCGGTAGTTTTTTCAGTGGCTTTACTCTCCTTGCTTTTGTGGATCCTTTGGGGGGGCAGCCACGGTTTTATCTACGGACTACAGTGTTTCGTTACCGTATTGGTAATTGCCTGTCCTTGTGCGCTGGGATTGGCTACGCCTACAGCGGTTATGGTAGGTGTAGGTAAAGGAGCGGAAAAAGGAATACTTATTAAAGATGCCGAAAGTCTGGAAACCACTAAAAATGTAACTTCTATGATCCTGGATAAAACAGGTACCATTACCGAAGGCAAACCCACAGTGAATGACTGTTTCTGGCTGGCTGATGACGATACGCAAATGAAAAGCATCCTGTACAGCATTGAAAAATCTTCCGAACATCCGCTGGCTGATGCTGTGGTAAACTATTTATCTGCGGAAGCTGTTACTTTTATCAATGATTTGAAAATTGAAAATGTATCCGGTAAAGGGATATCTGGAAGTTATCAAAATAAAAACTATTGGGTAGGAAATCCCTCACTAATCAACGAGCAAAAAATTCCAATACCTGAATCAGTAGTTACCTGGATTGATGAAAAAGAAAAACAGGCAAATACCGTCATCATTTTTGCCAGCCAGGAGAAAGTTTTAGGATGCCTTGCCCTATCAGATCAGATCAAAAAAACTTCAACACAGGCTATCCGTTTATTGCAGCAACAAAATATTGAGGTTTATATGCTAACCGGAGATAATGCTTCAACTGCAAAAGCTATTGCAGCGCAGACAGGAATCAAAAATTACGAATCAGCTGTATCTCCGCAGGGGAAAATAGATTTTGTGAAAAAATTACAAACTCAGGGAAAAGTGGTAGCTATGGTAGGAGACGGAATAAATGATAGTGCAGCTTTAGCACAGGCAAATGTAAGCATTGCAATGGGAAAAGGTTCGGATATAGCTATGGATACCGCTAAAATGACCATTATTTCCGGTGACTTAATAAAAGTTTCCGAGGCAATAAAATTATCGAAACAAACTGTTACTACAATTAAACAAAATCTTTTCTGGGCTTTTATATACAATGTGATAGGGATACCTATTGCTGCCGGAATTCTATATCCTGTAAACGGGTTTCTTCTGAGCCCTATGATTGCTGGTGCTGCCATGGCCCTCAGCAGTGTAAGTGTTGTGACAAACAGCTTGCTTCTGAAGCTTAAAAAGTAG
- a CDS encoding type VI secretion system Vgr family protein — protein METYDPEDFAGLPFRLLPEEEEKKYYARYGGSKDSQYGDSQLVSVKVQINGKDYFEQTHVQLELTQSIYGEHQFQLTADPDEFGEGSAYLLQHSREHLGSRITLQFRQSGSTASVFTGIITQLSTSKKDGIKQVILRGKSPSMLMENGRHCRSFEQKTLEEIIKQVSRNYPRNLIQFDVNPNYKEKLAYTTQYNQSDYQFLQSLAARYGEYFYYSGEQFIFSAWGGKIVELVEGEDIYDFELKMEVQPQKFSYTAYDPQQGTSYTTASQNQRIQPSENPFQQFAQNASEQIFNVEPTGHFTQNLLPQNQLDMQKTMEREGKKRQNLVFMEATTNHPGLQVGDIVKMMAWMPGHETFKSGKVPIESYKIIEITHRFADGEGYSNSLIGVPRDLTVPLLFEDTLFPKADLQHATVTDNQDPLKMGRVRVQFVWQQTDNEQTPWIQVIQPHAGTGKGTYFNPEIGETVLCAFQGGNAECPIVLGTAYNGGEIAAYYTQGNDVKVIQTRSGTKIIFNDAEGQGSILIEDPSGNTLFLDGEGNIKVHAPETLFMDARNVVVSASQNISLSAGENISVMAGEDYNLAATNIFESAGSYRESKAKEIVETSEKGTYSADTDLVRLESGSMVKSNSAQQTSLH, from the coding sequence ATGGAAACTTATGATCCCGAAGATTTTGCCGGTCTTCCGTTTCGCCTTTTACCGGAAGAAGAAGAAAAAAAATATTACGCCCGCTACGGAGGCAGTAAAGACAGCCAGTATGGAGACTCTCAGCTGGTGTCAGTGAAAGTACAGATTAACGGAAAAGACTATTTTGAGCAGACTCATGTTCAGCTGGAACTTACACAGAGCATTTATGGAGAACATCAATTTCAATTAACCGCCGATCCGGATGAATTCGGAGAAGGTTCCGCCTATTTATTACAGCATTCCCGTGAGCATTTGGGGAGTCGCATTACTCTGCAATTCCGTCAGTCCGGATCTACGGCTTCAGTATTTACCGGTATTATCACCCAGTTGTCCACAAGCAAAAAGGACGGCATCAAGCAGGTCATTCTTAGGGGGAAATCTCCCTCTATGCTCATGGAGAACGGACGGCACTGTCGCAGTTTTGAACAAAAGACCCTGGAAGAAATTATAAAACAGGTAAGCCGGAATTATCCGCGGAACCTGATACAGTTTGATGTGAATCCTAACTATAAAGAAAAGCTGGCGTATACTACGCAGTATAACCAGAGTGATTATCAGTTTCTGCAATCTCTGGCTGCGAGGTATGGGGAGTATTTTTATTATTCCGGCGAGCAATTTATCTTTTCAGCCTGGGGAGGTAAAATTGTGGAATTGGTAGAAGGGGAAGACATCTATGATTTTGAACTGAAGATGGAAGTTCAGCCTCAGAAATTCAGCTATACCGCCTACGACCCCCAACAGGGAACCTCTTATACAACCGCTTCCCAAAATCAGAGAATACAACCCTCGGAGAATCCTTTCCAGCAATTTGCCCAGAATGCCTCCGAACAGATATTCAATGTAGAGCCCACGGGGCATTTTACTCAGAATCTTCTGCCTCAAAATCAGCTGGATATGCAAAAAACGATGGAAAGGGAAGGAAAGAAAAGGCAGAATCTGGTTTTTATGGAAGCCACGACCAATCATCCGGGTTTACAGGTAGGAGATATAGTCAAAATGATGGCCTGGATGCCGGGGCATGAGACCTTCAAATCCGGGAAAGTTCCGATAGAATCCTATAAAATAATAGAAATCACCCATCGTTTTGCCGATGGAGAAGGGTACAGTAACAGCCTGATAGGAGTTCCGAGGGATTTGACGGTTCCTCTACTATTTGAAGATACTCTTTTCCCTAAAGCAGATCTGCAACATGCCACTGTAACCGATAATCAGGATCCGTTAAAGATGGGGAGGGTACGGGTACAGTTTGTCTGGCAGCAGACCGACAACGAGCAAACTCCCTGGATACAGGTAATACAGCCCCATGCAGGAACAGGCAAAGGAACCTACTTCAATCCGGAGATAGGGGAAACGGTGTTATGTGCGTTTCAGGGGGGTAATGCGGAATGTCCTATTGTATTAGGAACCGCCTATAACGGAGGAGAGATTGCAGCGTACTACACGCAGGGGAATGATGTTAAAGTGATACAAACGAGAAGCGGAACCAAGATCATTTTTAACGATGCTGAGGGACAGGGCTCTATATTGATCGAAGATCCTAGTGGAAATACCCTGTTTTTAGATGGGGAAGGGAATATAAAGGTTCATGCACCCGAAACCCTATTTATGGATGCCAGGAATGTAGTGGTTTCCGCTTCCCAGAATATTAGCCTGAGTGCCGGAGAAAATATATCTGTGATGGCAGGGGAAGATTATAACCTGGCGGCTACCAATATTTTTGAAAGTGCCGGATCCTACAGGGAAAGTAAGGCCAAAGAAATAGTTGAAACCTCAGAAAAAGGAACTTATTCAGCCGATACAGATTTGGTACGTTTGGAAAGTGGTTCCATGGTGAAGTCCAATAGCGCGCAACAAACCAGTTTACATTAA